Proteins from a genomic interval of Candidatus Micrarchaeota archaeon:
- a CDS encoding 50S ribosomal protein L40e — MGKFPIADAEITKIWICKRCKARNRAGAEKCRKCGSKYLRPKKKTIKAKKASG; from the coding sequence ATGGGAAAGTTTCCAATAGCTGACGCGGAAATAACTAAAATATGGATATGCAAGCGGTGCAAGGCCAGGAACCGCGCCGGCGCCGAAAAATGCAGGAAGTGCGGAAGCAAGTACCTCAGGCCGAAGAAGAAGACCATAAAGGCGAAGAAGGCAAGCGGTTGA
- a CDS encoding DUF2666 family protein: protein MDEAEEYIDFMAKYRDWISIKRLGIRENTKPEEVVHHLAAIRSTIDSKSYPLLKVNTSMLDQYASKLSANSRRSYSSLSSAIAALDNPETKKVLAESCSKELAPIAETYLLGRLITDMGFDTSINQRLMSKIYPDLKPPKAPGRKGKKSEE from the coding sequence TTGGACGAGGCAGAGGAGTATATAGACTTCATGGCAAAGTACAGGGACTGGATATCGATAAAGCGGCTCGGCATAAGGGAGAACACAAAACCCGAGGAGGTGGTGCACCACCTTGCTGCGATACGCTCCACGATAGACAGCAAGAGCTATCCGCTGCTGAAGGTAAACACCTCGATGCTAGACCAGTATGCAAGCAAGCTGTCCGCAAACTCAAGGAGGAGCTACAGCTCCCTCTCAAGCGCCATAGCGGCGCTGGACAACCCCGAGACAAAAAAGGTGCTTGCAGAATCCTGCTCGAAGGAGCTTGCGCCAATTGCGGAGACATACCTGCTTGGCAGGCTCATAACGGACATGGGCTTCGACACCAGCATAAACCAGAGGCTGATGTCCAAGATATATCCTGACCTGAAGCCGCCCAAGGCTCCCGGGAGGAAGGGCAAAAAGTCAGAGGAATAG
- a CDS encoding YncE family protein, whose product MKANRIALAILTMAVFVLSSAIPVQAHSNPTALAYNPATNTLYVADGSSGSVSVVNWVTNTVTNIIIVGPSPSSIAINPSNTLAYVANGGTNTISVVSLATNTVVNTINNAYKPRAIAISPDGTLAYVTETGNDVVSVVNLASNSIVNSISLGYACSGMTIGGIAFLPSGAEALTVASCGNGSGSANAMLIDVASNTVTNTIALHSNDNPYGVSINPAGTIAYIAVAYNDGFDVINIPANHLYTNTNTGPWPQAIAFNPSGTLAYELASTLTSGAGNVEVINAATNSVINTIGVGTQSSGDTVPGSLAFTPDNLFGFATNFGDGSVSVVNVMSNSIVNTIFIPKGTISDAISINPQTPILQAGSSFTVTHSTSGGLQPYTYGWFLGNVVGGFDQLQFSLVAPFRMPTPPPPNTLPTPMLYYQNPGNTMTITPYIWNGVAFNAVQTANALAIVGGNESRLPAFLPNLFTVTSMLANTFTIRLPGGAIAPVQNPSSQLIYDLDTYSLVQTNTLNVNTVLNSNSPVIVNAIANGVVGLNVTLTNLGISGKYVSANTPPMGISVTGWSSSGGSAYLVHVFFTANSLPSAHNTIRLQMQGGGGFNPLLYNVTSISVFGPLPPAPGVEVQIYDSVNQPAPSNTANDLLLATYSYNGPTLIYNTTQPFFGDIPGTGNVVYYLGENDIPVNFVLTSNSSLSGNIPTNSVPYFTYNVPEITSVPTNVPNTYMLVNLTNQTMFGAMPVYSFVKSMSRSNPVFNLVYVNSSGTGIREMSSNVTLRGSGIGPINPMLISYYMATNVVAYNSIPFSTSNSYVFNSNILKVGPNLIKMQISDSVPRTKTVYAGGVIFPQLQPAQESITNSSIKVGGTTFITITMKGGQPPFTGYWSMFPPSVSSIQGNTFMLTLPTNQITLLVNVTSSNTILLTPTLGTNTTVGGGRNNSMLLYILNHDAYLQFPSFGGSSQPPLLMASGLANSTIYGLWSANSTVNNSDPGEQFSIKSNTTVTTTIPYSGSSTTGGAVSGGGGGGPGGGGSTSKPVVTKTGSGYNVTNIAKLDSFNFTLNGVIFNVTDNYINPNSTGITVNGNTYLLQLNDTVSLGGSAAKYYARLFSVLYVPIQHAVGILFYSNSTNSSPATSGSSRLVSLNGSIMFNGSANLSEHSPLYINFTSSGLLLQVRSGSSSNFSANIMITNVTNSSSLPVLAGKERLLALNISVAPPENVTLNLTVKYNCSIGSSYIAPYIVSNSIWEPINSFTVDSSACSMSFSLPADPVVALYSSQHANTTTIAATTASSLPSTTTIRQAPQRGSGHDIAYAAIAVVIILLVLIYAYSRRRK is encoded by the coding sequence ATGAAAGCCAACCGAATCGCGCTAGCAATCCTGACAATGGCCGTATTTGTCCTTTCTTCCGCGATTCCTGTCCAGGCGCATTCTAATCCTACTGCCTTGGCATACAATCCGGCAACAAATACCCTGTACGTGGCGGATGGCTCATCAGGCAGCGTAAGCGTGGTCAACTGGGTTACCAATACGGTGACCAACATAATAATCGTCGGTCCTTCCCCATCATCGATAGCGATAAACCCCTCAAACACACTTGCATACGTTGCAAACGGCGGCACAAACACCATATCCGTAGTCTCGCTTGCGACCAACACCGTTGTCAATACGATAAACAACGCCTACAAACCCAGGGCGATAGCAATAAGTCCCGACGGAACCCTTGCATACGTGACTGAAACTGGCAACGATGTAGTCAGCGTGGTTAACCTAGCATCAAACAGCATTGTAAACTCCATATCATTGGGATATGCGTGCTCCGGCATGACAATAGGCGGGATAGCCTTCCTTCCCTCAGGGGCCGAGGCGCTCACAGTTGCGAGCTGCGGCAACGGAAGCGGATCCGCAAACGCGATGCTAATAGACGTTGCATCAAACACCGTGACCAACACGATAGCATTGCATTCAAACGACAACCCCTATGGCGTATCAATCAATCCAGCCGGAACAATTGCATACATCGCCGTTGCGTACAATGACGGATTTGACGTGATAAACATACCTGCAAACCATCTTTATACCAATACTAACACGGGTCCCTGGCCGCAGGCAATAGCATTCAACCCGAGCGGCACATTGGCTTACGAGTTGGCAAGCACATTGACTTCCGGAGCCGGAAACGTTGAGGTCATAAACGCTGCGACCAACAGCGTCATAAATACGATTGGCGTAGGCACGCAGAGCAGCGGCGATACAGTTCCAGGAAGTTTGGCATTCACTCCGGACAACCTGTTCGGCTTCGCTACAAACTTCGGCGACGGCAGTGTCAGCGTGGTAAACGTCATGTCCAACAGCATAGTCAATACGATCTTCATACCAAAAGGCACGATAAGCGACGCGATATCAATCAACCCGCAGACGCCTATACTGCAGGCAGGCAGCAGCTTCACGGTCACGCATTCAACCTCTGGGGGACTGCAGCCTTATACGTATGGCTGGTTCCTCGGAAATGTTGTAGGCGGCTTCGACCAGCTGCAGTTCTCCCTTGTAGCTCCGTTCCGCATGCCCACTCCGCCGCCGCCCAACACGCTGCCCACGCCGATGCTCTACTACCAGAATCCCGGCAACACTATGACAATAACGCCGTACATATGGAACGGCGTGGCATTCAACGCCGTGCAAACTGCAAACGCGCTTGCCATAGTGGGAGGGAACGAGTCGAGGCTTCCTGCATTTCTCCCGAACCTGTTTACCGTAACGAGCATGCTTGCGAACACATTCACCATAAGGCTTCCTGGCGGTGCGATTGCCCCTGTCCAGAACCCGTCATCCCAGCTCATCTATGACCTTGACACATATTCGCTAGTGCAGACCAACACCCTTAACGTGAACACCGTGCTGAACTCCAACAGCCCCGTAATCGTGAACGCGATAGCAAACGGCGTCGTAGGCCTTAACGTCACGCTCACCAACCTTGGCATAAGCGGCAAGTACGTAAGCGCAAACACACCTCCCATGGGCATATCCGTTACCGGATGGTCCTCCAGCGGCGGCTCAGCATATCTTGTGCATGTGTTCTTCACTGCAAACTCCCTGCCAAGTGCCCACAATACTATACGTTTGCAGATGCAGGGCGGCGGAGGCTTCAACCCATTGCTCTACAATGTCACCAGCATATCCGTATTCGGACCGCTGCCGCCAGCGCCCGGCGTGGAGGTGCAGATATACGATTCGGTGAACCAGCCTGCACCTTCCAACACCGCAAACGACCTGCTGCTTGCCACGTACTCATACAACGGGCCCACTCTGATATACAATACTACGCAGCCCTTCTTCGGCGACATTCCCGGTACTGGCAATGTAGTTTACTACCTAGGCGAGAACGACATACCCGTCAATTTCGTGCTCACCTCAAACTCCTCTCTTTCAGGCAACATCCCTACTAACTCCGTGCCGTATTTCACATACAACGTACCGGAGATAACAAGCGTGCCTACCAACGTGCCAAACACGTACATGCTGGTTAACCTCACGAACCAGACTATGTTCGGGGCGATGCCGGTATACAGCTTCGTGAAGTCGATGTCCAGGTCCAACCCTGTATTCAACCTTGTATATGTGAACTCATCCGGTACAGGAATAAGGGAGATGTCAAGCAACGTGACCCTCCGCGGCAGCGGGATAGGCCCGATAAACCCCATGCTCATATCCTATTACATGGCGACTAACGTCGTGGCGTATAATTCAATCCCGTTCAGCACATCTAACTCGTACGTATTCAACTCCAACATACTCAAAGTGGGACCCAACCTCATAAAGATGCAGATATCGGACAGCGTGCCGCGCACAAAGACGGTATATGCTGGAGGGGTCATATTCCCGCAACTGCAGCCGGCGCAGGAAAGCATAACCAACAGCTCAATCAAGGTCGGCGGTACGACATTCATAACTATAACGATGAAGGGAGGCCAGCCGCCGTTCACAGGCTACTGGAGCATGTTCCCGCCCAGCGTATCCAGCATTCAGGGCAACACCTTCATGCTTACGCTTCCGACAAACCAGATAACCCTTCTCGTGAACGTCACATCATCCAATACAATACTGCTTACGCCGACATTGGGCACCAACACAACCGTAGGCGGCGGAAGGAACAACTCGATGCTGCTCTACATACTCAACCATGACGCATACCTGCAGTTCCCGTCCTTCGGGGGCTCAAGCCAGCCGCCGCTGCTCATGGCGTCGGGCCTGGCCAACAGCACCATATACGGGCTGTGGAGCGCGAACAGCACAGTCAACAACAGCGACCCGGGGGAGCAGTTCTCTATAAAATCAAACACCACTGTAACCACTACGATACCGTATAGTGGATCATCCACTACCGGCGGAGCGGTTTCCGGAGGCGGAGGGGGCGGCCCCGGCGGAGGCGGCAGCACATCTAAGCCCGTGGTAACAAAGACCGGCAGCGGATACAATGTGACCAACATCGCAAAGCTTGACTCCTTCAACTTTACACTCAACGGCGTCATATTCAACGTAACGGACAACTACATAAACCCGAATTCAACAGGCATAACCGTAAACGGCAACACCTATCTGCTGCAGCTCAACGATACCGTAAGCCTTGGCGGCTCTGCGGCCAAATACTATGCAAGGCTGTTCAGCGTGCTCTATGTACCCATACAGCACGCAGTAGGGATATTGTTCTATTCCAATTCTACCAATTCGTCCCCAGCGACATCGGGATCGTCAAGGCTGGTAAGCCTCAACGGATCGATAATGTTCAACGGAAGCGCAAACCTCTCGGAGCATTCGCCTCTATACATAAACTTCACCTCATCAGGCCTGCTCCTGCAGGTGCGCTCAGGCTCATCTTCAAACTTCAGCGCCAACATAATGATAACGAACGTGACCAACTCATCATCGCTTCCAGTGCTTGCAGGGAAGGAGCGCCTGCTCGCCCTCAACATAAGCGTAGCGCCTCCGGAGAACGTGACGCTAAACCTTACTGTTAAGTACAACTGCAGCATAGGCTCAAGCTACATAGCCCCCTACATCGTCTCAAACAGCATCTGGGAGCCGATAAACTCATTTACTGTCGATTCAAGCGCGTGCAGCATGTCCTTCTCACTGCCGGCCGATCCTGTTGTTGCCCTCTATTCGTCGCAGCATGCGAATACCACAACAATTGCGGCTACAACCGCATCCTCGCTGCCCAGCACCACTACGATACGGCAGGCACCGCAGCGCGGGAGCGGCCACGACATTGCCTATGCTGCGATAGCCGTTGTAATAATACTGCTCGTGCTGATATATGCGTATTCAAGGCGGCGCAAGTGA
- a CDS encoding B12-binding domain-containing radical SAM protein: MAKYVLLSDDTLIYDYRNFPLLDFLPCAPVYSMPDRIYTFLKGRVSPPVDNGRLMYAPYGLRKVEAALLGRNSAADVVVAHPDYMENFIKEDTEVIGINTMDPFGLGPTTMSFYALFESYRKGHEVMAFVRQDWENLIFKVNRLRENRKAKLLVGGPGVWEYMLMPEEIERHRIDYLFQGETDDVVPELFGQIASNNIDSNMFAHSYVTYDDSFRRTVKEDPRFLSRGKGLKTFPSLDTIPDIVNPSTKGLTESMRGCGIGCDFCEVTLRELRYYPIEKMVKEIKVNVEKGGSSLAWLHSDEIFAYKHLPRYVPNEDALVEVFTAIMAIKGVERSNPTHGRISIPAAYPGLIEKLSKIMRAGPNNYIGIQVGLETGSDKLALKHMPAKTLPLSIGKDGTWQEIVWNGVHNLNKYYWRPAFTVQVGQTDETDEDNWDTVALINRLSNSVSDGRPFEFTVNPLLNVPLGRIKSKNIDATLSQSMLAVYVSSYRHLAKMAIRDAWKDSSGNPIVRAGTAGIIGSGGYMMYKAVERIAAKNGVDVEKARTYGIGNKKDITAWNIAVKA; the protein is encoded by the coding sequence TTGGCTAAATACGTACTCCTTTCAGACGATACGCTGATTTACGATTATAGGAATTTCCCGCTTCTTGATTTCCTGCCATGCGCCCCGGTATACTCAATGCCTGACAGGATATACACATTCCTCAAGGGCAGGGTGTCGCCGCCGGTCGACAACGGAAGGCTGATGTACGCGCCTTACGGCCTCAGGAAGGTGGAGGCGGCACTGCTTGGCAGGAACAGCGCTGCTGACGTAGTCGTGGCGCACCCGGATTACATGGAGAACTTCATAAAGGAGGACACTGAAGTTATAGGCATAAACACTATGGACCCGTTCGGCCTCGGCCCTACGACAATGTCATTCTACGCGCTTTTCGAGTCGTACAGGAAGGGCCACGAGGTCATGGCATTTGTAAGGCAGGACTGGGAGAACCTCATATTCAAGGTCAACAGGCTCAGGGAAAACAGGAAGGCCAAGCTGCTCGTGGGGGGCCCAGGCGTATGGGAATACATGCTCATGCCGGAGGAGATAGAGAGGCACAGGATCGACTATCTCTTCCAGGGGGAAACCGACGACGTCGTTCCCGAGCTCTTCGGGCAGATAGCCAGCAACAACATAGACAGCAACATGTTCGCGCACAGCTACGTCACGTACGACGACAGCTTCAGGAGAACAGTAAAGGAGGATCCGAGGTTCCTCTCAAGGGGCAAGGGGCTCAAGACCTTCCCCTCGCTAGATACAATCCCTGACATAGTCAACCCATCTACAAAGGGGCTCACGGAATCGATGAGGGGATGCGGCATAGGCTGCGACTTCTGCGAGGTGACGCTCAGGGAATTGAGATACTATCCTATTGAGAAGATGGTCAAGGAGATAAAGGTGAACGTGGAGAAGGGGGGCAGCTCCCTCGCATGGCTGCATTCCGACGAGATATTCGCCTACAAGCACCTCCCCAGATACGTGCCCAACGAGGATGCGCTCGTGGAGGTGTTCACCGCGATAATGGCTATAAAGGGCGTGGAAAGGTCGAACCCCACGCACGGCAGGATATCCATACCTGCGGCCTATCCTGGGCTCATAGAGAAGCTTTCGAAGATAATGAGGGCAGGACCCAACAACTACATAGGCATACAGGTCGGCCTTGAGACTGGCAGCGACAAGCTGGCGCTCAAGCACATGCCTGCGAAGACGCTGCCGCTGAGCATAGGCAAGGACGGCACCTGGCAGGAAATAGTGTGGAACGGGGTGCACAACCTCAACAAATACTACTGGAGGCCGGCATTCACCGTGCAGGTGGGCCAGACCGACGAGACTGACGAGGACAACTGGGACACGGTCGCGCTTATAAACAGGCTCAGCAACTCCGTCTCTGACGGAAGGCCGTTCGAATTCACAGTAAACCCGCTGCTCAACGTGCCGCTTGGAAGGATAAAGTCAAAGAACATAGACGCAACGCTGAGCCAGTCGATGCTTGCTGTGTATGTTTCCTCGTACAGGCACCTCGCGAAGATGGCAATAAGGGACGCGTGGAAGGACTCTTCCGGCAACCCGATAGTGAGGGCAGGCACCGCAGGCATAATAGGGAGCGGAGGCTACATGATGTACAAGGCAGTAGAAAGGATAGCGGCGAAGAACGGCGTGGATGTCGAGAAGGCAAGGACCTACGGCATAGGCAACAAGAAGGACATAACCGCATGGAACATTGCGGTCAAGGCCTGA
- a CDS encoding PRC-barrel domain-containing protein encodes MRISEIYSMDVYADNGQYLGEVQDAIVDLERGEVSRLLMEQWRNIDKAEMRKSLQNKSVLFKNVRNIGDVVLVTAPNSGSAQQNESSSAEMSDLMSRR; translated from the coding sequence ATGAGGATCAGTGAAATATACAGCATGGATGTATATGCGGACAACGGCCAGTACCTCGGCGAGGTACAGGATGCGATAGTGGACCTGGAAAGGGGAGAGGTAAGCAGATTGCTAATGGAGCAGTGGAGGAACATAGACAAGGCTGAGATGAGGAAGTCACTGCAGAACAAGAGCGTGCTTTTCAAGAATGTCAGGAACATAGGGGACGTGGTGCTTGTTACGGCGCCGAACAGCGGCTCTGCGCAGCAGAACGAGAGCTCAAGCGCCGAGATGTCCGACCTGATGTCAAGGAGATAA
- a CDS encoding transcriptional regulator, with product MEGLTPIEQAVLSAMKELGATKDSVIKTADDITKKSSRPKGLVTNALVALAQKGVIKRVAREKAAGYYIVKVS from the coding sequence ATGGAAGGTCTTACACCAATAGAGCAGGCAGTGCTATCTGCAATGAAGGAGCTTGGAGCCACTAAGGACAGCGTTATAAAGACCGCTGACGACATAACCAAGAAATCCAGCAGGCCGAAGGGGCTTGTGACGAACGCGCTCGTGGCGCTTGCGCAGAAGGGCGTTATAAAGCGCGTCGCAAGGGAAAAGGCCGCAGGCTACTACATAGTCAAGGTGTCATGA